One stretch of Saccharomonospora xinjiangensis XJ-54 DNA includes these proteins:
- a CDS encoding helix-turn-helix transcriptional regulator, translating to MLIDTDTYQRILGEELRKLRTRRGWTRKELGERLQSGISLQTLATYELGTRQCSVVRLAELCLAMDELPQNLLARVHDRIFDHEAGQVRVNLADVVADEQPELLPLRRWARGRLAAGGSADVRFDRATLEQLASLCDLRTEDLLMRLRKLSAATL from the coding sequence GTGTTGATCGACACCGACACGTACCAGAGAATCCTGGGCGAGGAACTGCGCAAGCTGCGAACCCGGCGCGGCTGGACCCGCAAGGAACTGGGCGAGCGCCTGCAAAGCGGGATCTCGTTGCAGACGCTCGCCACCTACGAACTCGGCACGCGGCAGTGCTCCGTCGTCAGGTTGGCCGAACTGTGCCTCGCGATGGACGAGCTGCCGCAGAATCTGCTCGCACGCGTGCACGACAGGATCTTCGACCACGAAGCAGGCCAGGTGCGGGTCAATCTGGCCGACGTGGTGGCCGACGAACAACCCGAACTGCTCCCGCTGCGCCGCTGGGCACGCGGCAGGCTCGCCGCGGGCGGGTCCGCCGACGTGCGTTTCGACAGGGCGACCCTTGAGCAGCTCGCATCGCTGTGCGACCTGCGGACCGAGGACCTTCTCATGCGGCTGAGGAAGTTGTCCGCGGCGACGCTGTAG
- a CDS encoding YbaB/EbfC family nucleoid-associated protein, giving the protein MEPDLREGEDLQHFLERQARQMQERASELQEAFSSAGATVTSRDGSVTVTLAPNGGLKSLQLGKRACELGPARLTSVIMETVGQAQRETARAVASSLESVIGGGQTLDMVRSFLPAEPGESEVDFRKFSAEPDEDPRPKPPVAPPPSARPAPRRRPERDEDDEVNPW; this is encoded by the coding sequence GTGGAGCCGGACCTGAGGGAAGGCGAGGACCTTCAGCATTTCCTCGAACGACAGGCGCGTCAGATGCAGGAACGGGCTTCGGAGTTGCAGGAAGCCTTCTCCTCGGCAGGGGCAACGGTGACCTCGCGGGACGGCTCCGTCACCGTGACCCTGGCCCCCAACGGCGGGTTGAAAAGCCTGCAACTCGGCAAGCGCGCCTGTGAACTAGGGCCCGCCAGGCTGACATCGGTGATCATGGAAACCGTAGGCCAGGCGCAGCGCGAAACCGCGCGCGCCGTGGCGAGTTCGCTGGAGTCCGTCATCGGCGGTGGCCAGACTCTCGACATGGTGCGAAGTTTCCTTCCCGCCGAGCCCGGTGAGTCCGAAGTGGACTTCAGAAAGTTCTCAGCGGAGCCGGACGAGGACCCGCGCCCTAAACCGCCGGTGGCTCCTCCGCCCTCGGCAAGGCCCGCACCTCGCCGTCGGCCGGAGCGGGACGAGGACGACGAGGTGAATCCCTGGTGA
- a CDS encoding DUF5685 family protein has product MFGIIRPCRHRLSAGLHAEWVAHLCGLCLTLRNEHGQLARTATNYDGLVISVLVEAQSEHEAGRRKAGPCPLRGMRRASVADGEGSRLAASVSLVLASAKLRDHAEDGDGALRRPVLAGLARSAADRWARRGGATATGIGFDTSPLIDAVASQSTVEHSLGHGDSVLSATEPTELATAAAFAHTAVLAGHPANVEPLAEAGRFFGRVAHLLDAVEDRDDDLASGAWNPLTATGTSLEHTHRLCEDAVRGVRLALRDVEFTRPALAHALLVHELHHAVRRTFGHAARPPGRHESGWTAGAPSAGPYRGTWPEGGVPPYPGEPAGPTPPPDHHPMVGDGDGGCCWVPKFRVPPRKRNVLLGCLVAPYMCCTCQFCCRDPWPGPWSGRAHDALCDNGDCSGCDCGCDC; this is encoded by the coding sequence GTGTTCGGGATCATCCGCCCGTGCAGGCATCGGCTGTCCGCCGGCCTGCACGCGGAGTGGGTAGCGCACCTGTGCGGGCTGTGCTTGACGCTGCGCAACGAGCACGGGCAGCTCGCCAGGACGGCGACCAACTACGACGGGCTGGTCATCTCCGTGCTCGTGGAGGCACAGTCCGAGCACGAGGCGGGACGTCGCAAGGCGGGGCCGTGCCCGCTGCGCGGGATGCGCCGTGCCTCCGTGGCAGACGGCGAGGGCAGCAGGCTCGCGGCGTCGGTGTCGCTCGTGCTGGCTTCGGCCAAGCTGCGCGACCACGCCGAGGACGGTGACGGCGCGTTGCGGCGGCCGGTGCTGGCCGGGCTGGCCCGTTCCGCGGCGGACCGGTGGGCCCGGCGTGGGGGCGCGACGGCCACCGGAATCGGGTTCGACACCTCGCCGTTGATCGACGCCGTGGCTTCTCAGTCCACAGTGGAGCACTCGCTCGGCCATGGTGATTCCGTACTGAGCGCGACGGAACCCACCGAACTCGCGACGGCCGCCGCCTTCGCTCACACCGCCGTGCTCGCGGGCCACCCTGCGAACGTGGAACCGCTGGCCGAGGCGGGCCGGTTCTTTGGGAGGGTCGCGCATCTGCTCGACGCCGTCGAGGACCGCGACGACGATCTCGCATCGGGAGCCTGGAACCCGTTGACTGCCACTGGGACGTCGCTGGAGCACACGCACCGGTTGTGCGAGGACGCCGTGCGCGGTGTGCGGCTCGCCTTGCGTGACGTCGAGTTCACCCGCCCCGCACTGGCGCACGCGTTGCTGGTCCACGAACTCCACCATGCCGTGCGGCGCACGTTCGGCCACGCCGCCCGCCCACCCGGCCGCCATGAGAGCGGGTGGACGGCGGGAGCTCCCTCCGCCGGCCCGTACCGGGGGACATGGCCGGAGGGCGGGGTACCGCCGTACCCGGGCGAGCCTGCCGGTCCCACGCCGCCGCCGGATCACCATCCCATGGTCGGGGACGGCGATGGCGGGTGTTGCTGGGTGCCGAAGTTCCGCGTGCCGCCGAGGAAACGCAACGTGCTGCTGGGATGTCTTGTGGCGCCCTACATGTGCTGCACCTGCCAGTTCTGTTGCAGGGATCCGTGGCCCGGCCCGTGGAGCGGCCGCGCGCACGACGCCCTCTGCGACAACGGCGACTGCTCCGGCTGCGATTGCGGTTGCGACTGCTGA
- a CDS encoding DUF3618 domain-containing protein, producing MARDPETIERDIEKAREALAVTLDRIGEKANPKQLADSARSTVQAKFDEPKVKYPLIGAGLLLGVLLLRKLLR from the coding sequence GTGGCGCGCGACCCCGAGACGATCGAACGCGACATCGAGAAGGCCAGGGAGGCCCTCGCGGTCACCCTGGACCGCATCGGTGAGAAGGCGAATCCGAAACAGCTCGCCGACTCGGCGCGGAGCACTGTCCAGGCCAAGTTCGACGAGCCGAAGGTGAAGTACCCGCTGATCGGTGCGGGTTTGTTGCTCGGCGTCCTGCTGCTGCGCAAGCTTCTGCGCTGA
- a CDS encoding flavin-containing monooxygenase, producing the protein MGHRTETGVVIVGTGFSGLGMAIQLRRDGRDDFVVLEKADEVGGTWRDNTYPGCACDIQSHMYSYSFEQNPNWSRSFSPQPEIFGYLRGVATKYGLYPLIHFGREMTGARWDEGEHRWHVTTAKGDEYVARYLVCGVGALHLPQIPELTGAERFTGPAFHSARWDHDFDARGKRVAVVGTGASAIQFVPKLAEQVRSLHIFQRTPPWVMPKPDHDMPGWVKKLFARVPLAQRAYRDFLYWTLELRAVGFNGDRRIMRLAQRVAKRHLDKHISDPVLRAKLTPDYVLGCKRVLISNDYYPALARDNVEVITEGIAEVTENGILDKSGTEREFDAIIYGTGFHVTDGFDHLDIVGADGTNLGKRWAKHGMQTHLGITASGYPNLFFLLGPNTGLGHNSVVFMIEQQIRYIAEAMRYVEAHGADAIEVRADTQAQFNADIQRKLANGIWTRGGCKSWYLDSQGVNRTIWPGFTWRYWMRTRKLDPADFRLSRRATASPRTTSSAA; encoded by the coding sequence ATGGGCCATCGCACCGAGACCGGTGTCGTCATCGTCGGAACCGGGTTCTCCGGCCTCGGCATGGCGATCCAGCTGCGCAGGGACGGCCGCGACGACTTCGTCGTGCTGGAGAAGGCCGACGAGGTGGGCGGCACCTGGCGCGACAACACCTATCCGGGGTGCGCGTGCGACATCCAGTCCCACATGTACTCGTACTCCTTCGAGCAGAACCCCAACTGGTCCCGATCCTTCTCGCCGCAGCCGGAGATCTTCGGCTACCTACGCGGGGTGGCGACGAAGTACGGACTCTATCCCCTCATCCACTTCGGCAGGGAGATGACGGGTGCGCGGTGGGACGAGGGCGAACACCGCTGGCACGTCACCACGGCGAAGGGCGACGAGTACGTGGCCCGCTACCTCGTCTGCGGTGTGGGGGCGCTGCACCTGCCGCAGATCCCCGAACTCACCGGTGCGGAACGATTCACGGGCCCGGCGTTCCACTCGGCGAGATGGGACCACGACTTCGATGCGCGCGGCAAGCGGGTGGCCGTGGTCGGCACGGGAGCCAGCGCGATCCAGTTCGTGCCGAAGCTCGCGGAGCAGGTGCGCAGTCTGCACATCTTCCAGCGCACGCCGCCGTGGGTGATGCCGAAGCCCGATCACGACATGCCGGGCTGGGTCAAGAAGCTGTTCGCTCGTGTGCCGCTCGCGCAAAGGGCCTACCGCGACTTCCTGTACTGGACCCTGGAACTGCGTGCGGTCGGCTTCAACGGCGACAGGCGCATCATGCGACTCGCGCAGCGGGTCGCGAAGCGGCACCTCGACAAGCACATCTCCGATCCCGTGCTGAGGGCGAAGCTCACGCCGGATTACGTGCTCGGGTGCAAACGGGTGCTGATCTCGAACGACTACTATCCCGCGCTGGCTCGTGACAATGTCGAAGTGATCACCGAGGGCATCGCCGAGGTCACCGAGAACGGCATCCTCGACAAGTCCGGAACGGAACGCGAGTTCGACGCGATCATCTACGGAACCGGCTTCCACGTCACCGACGGCTTCGACCACCTCGACATCGTGGGGGCCGACGGCACCAACCTCGGCAAACGGTGGGCGAAGCACGGCATGCAGACGCATCTCGGCATCACGGCCAGCGGCTACCCGAACCTGTTCTTCCTGCTCGGCCCCAACACCGGGCTGGGGCACAACTCGGTGGTCTTCATGATCGAGCAGCAGATCCGGTACATCGCCGAGGCCATGCGCTACGTCGAGGCTCACGGAGCCGACGCCATCGAGGTGCGCGCCGACACGCAGGCGCAGTTCAACGCCGATATCCAGCGCAAGCTCGCGAACGGCATCTGGACGCGGGGAGGATGCAAGAGCTGGTATCTCGACTCGCAGGGCGTCAACCGCACCATCTGGCCCGGGTTCACCTGGCGGTACTGGATGCGCACGCGCAAGCTCGACCCGGCCGACTTCCGGCTCTCACGCCGCGCTACAGCGTCGCCGCGGACAACTTCCTCAGCCGCATGA
- a CDS encoding glycoside hydrolase family 25 protein has protein sequence MPIFGIDISHHQGSFDVARAAREGIDFFIFKATEGSGFTDSRFGENVAKARRTGKPFAAYHYQRSGVSAAAQVAHVRKVVPTTVPVIPDVEANSGGVSLTREIVTRLRDAGYSVPLLYLPRWYWQQLGSPSLAGLPPLWSSRYPDNKVGDIRDEYADVPAHYWNGYGGLRVAVLQFTSSARVAGRSPIDGNAYRGTLTQLRALFRSSGGAPSIPQQEDTMPVQLPVGAHAKSFQIPEGADKLAINCPHGEIRVKALLFVGNRYPDGEEKDGLPKFDFRGNPTPDGGKTVHRLRPWRVEIPKGATNGALYYDYPKPDSRYEYHGSLDFVF, from the coding sequence GTGCCTATCTTCGGGATCGACATCTCGCATCACCAAGGAAGCTTCGATGTGGCGCGCGCGGCCCGCGAGGGCATCGACTTCTTCATCTTCAAGGCCACAGAAGGCAGTGGCTTCACCGATTCCCGTTTCGGCGAGAACGTCGCGAAGGCGAGGAGGACGGGGAAACCGTTCGCGGCGTACCACTACCAGCGGTCGGGGGTGAGCGCGGCGGCTCAGGTGGCCCACGTGCGAAAAGTGGTGCCCACCACCGTTCCCGTCATCCCCGATGTCGAGGCGAACAGCGGAGGCGTCTCGCTCACCCGTGAAATCGTGACGAGACTGCGTGACGCCGGGTACTCGGTGCCGCTGTTGTATCTGCCGAGGTGGTATTGGCAGCAGCTCGGCTCGCCCTCGCTGGCAGGACTGCCGCCACTGTGGTCGTCACGGTATCCGGACAACAAGGTCGGTGACATCCGCGACGAATACGCCGACGTGCCCGCTCACTACTGGAACGGCTACGGCGGTCTACGGGTCGCCGTGCTCCAGTTCACGAGTTCGGCCAGGGTGGCCGGACGTTCGCCCATCGACGGCAACGCCTACCGGGGCACGCTGACACAGTTGCGCGCCCTGTTCCGCTCGTCGGGCGGGGCCCCTTCGATTCCGCAACAGGAGGACACCATGCCCGTGCAGTTGCCCGTCGGCGCCCACGCCAAGAGCTTCCAGATCCCCGAGGGGGCCGACAAACTCGCCATCAACTGTCCTCACGGCGAAATCAGGGTGAAAGCGCTGCTGTTCGTGGGAAACCGGTACCCGGACGGCGAGGAGAAGGACGGACTGCCCAAGTTCGACTTCCGGGGAAACCCCACGCCGGACGGCGGTAAGACGGTGCACCGGTTGCGCCCCTGGAGGGTCGAGATTCCCAAGGGCGCAACCAACGGCGCGCTCTACTACGACTACCCGAAGCCCGACAGCCGTTACGAGTACCACGGTTCGCTCGACTTCGTGTTCTGA
- a CDS encoding cold-shock protein gives MTEGTVKWFNSEKGFGFIAPDDGTDDVFVHYSEIDGRGFRSLEDGQRVSFTVGQGNKGPQATGVRAL, from the coding sequence ATGACCGAGGGAACCGTGAAGTGGTTCAACAGCGAGAAGGGCTTCGGCTTCATCGCTCCCGATGACGGGACCGACGACGTCTTCGTGCACTACAGCGAGATCGATGGCCGCGGCTTCCGCAGCCTGGAGGACGGCCAGCGGGTGTCCTTCACCGTGGGCCAGGGCAACAAGGGCCCGCAGGCCACGGGAGTGCGCGCACTCTGA
- a CDS encoding universal stress protein, producing MRLRRVLVATDLSEGAGAAVRRAANLAAAHGAELTVLSVLPPSLAQDLSTFAGHAFDSHVATHAPAWADVRLRTGPVSGTILAEAADLAADLLVLGANGDRGFAGAFVGHTTANVAHASGCPVLVVRTPVNDASDYATVLLAVDDSDEARRAAEFGMALTPSAVHIVAHVSVVIGEHLLRLRGLGESDIDDLREASLAEIRPRIEAFAARLDPRPDTVVVGPGTPQRALPELASRYLADLVVTGSGSSTRFERVLLGGVAQSVLRHVRSDVLIVR from the coding sequence GTGCGACTTCGCAGGGTGCTCGTGGCCACGGACCTGTCCGAGGGTGCAGGGGCGGCAGTGCGGAGGGCCGCGAACCTCGCAGCCGCTCACGGTGCCGAGCTGACAGTGCTGTCAGTCCTTCCGCCGTCGCTCGCCCAGGATCTCTCCACCTTCGCGGGGCACGCCTTCGACAGCCATGTCGCCACTCACGCGCCTGCCTGGGCCGACGTCCGGCTGCGCACCGGCCCCGTGTCCGGCACGATCCTCGCCGAGGCCGCGGACCTCGCGGCCGACCTGCTCGTACTCGGCGCCAACGGAGACCGCGGTTTCGCGGGCGCATTCGTCGGCCATACGACGGCCAATGTCGCGCACGCCAGTGGCTGTCCCGTGCTGGTGGTGCGAACTCCGGTCAACGACGCCTCCGATTACGCCACCGTGCTGCTGGCCGTCGATGACAGTGACGAGGCACGCAGGGCTGCGGAGTTCGGAATGGCACTGACCCCCTCGGCCGTGCACATCGTCGCGCATGTGAGTGTGGTGATCGGCGAGCACCTGCTTCGGCTGCGGGGGCTCGGCGAGTCCGACATCGACGATCTCCGCGAGGCGAGTCTCGCGGAGATCCGGCCGAGGATCGAGGCTTTCGCCGCACGGCTCGACCCCCGGCCGGACACAGTCGTTGTCGGCCCGGGAACACCGCAGCGGGCTCTGCCGGAGCTGGCTTCGCGCTACCTGGCCGATCTGGTGGTGACGGGCAGTGGTTCGAGCACCCGCTTCGAGCGCGTGCTGCTGGGCGGTGTCGCGCAGAGCGTGTTGCGGCATGTGCGCTCCGACGTACTGATCGTCCGCTGA
- a CDS encoding YkvA family protein: protein MTGTGWVDVLIGSAAGVLVAWLALIAALLVMRPRAGVLRESLRLLPDLVRLLRRLAADRALPRGVRIRLTLLLAYLAMPIDLVPDFVPLLGWADDVIIVTAVLRSVVRRAGVEAVRAHWPGSDDGFDALCRLAGLGRPGRERQANRRQPPQATGPDSAP, encoded by the coding sequence ATGACCGGAACAGGCTGGGTCGATGTGCTGATCGGCAGCGCAGCGGGCGTGCTCGTCGCGTGGCTTGCGTTGATCGCCGCCTTGCTGGTGATGCGCCCCCGTGCCGGTGTGCTCCGCGAGTCGCTGCGGCTACTGCCAGACCTGGTGCGGCTGCTGCGCAGGCTGGCCGCCGACCGCGCCCTACCCCGGGGTGTTCGTATCCGTCTCACGTTGCTCCTGGCCTACCTCGCGATGCCGATCGACCTCGTCCCGGACTTCGTGCCCCTACTCGGCTGGGCCGATGACGTCATCATCGTCACCGCTGTCCTGCGCTCCGTCGTCCGCCGAGCAGGCGTCGAGGCCGTGCGAGCGCATTGGCCCGGCAGCGATGACGGCTTCGATGCCCTCTGCCGGCTCGCCGGCCTGGGCCGTCCGGGCCGGGAACGCCAGGCGAACCGTCGTCAACCACCGCAGGCGACAGGCCCCGACTCAGCACCCTGA
- a CDS encoding TetR/AcrR family transcriptional regulator, producing MSATAKPRTQRRRRMPRAEREQQMIEVAESVFAERGYSAASMDEIAERVGVSKPMLYEYFQSKEGLLLACIQTARSALRVATEQAVLGATSAEDALRKGLLAFFEFVRDRRQAWSLLRHEMSLVGTSAADELEATRRQQTDLIASLLVGHLDVPDAALAHAMAEFVVGGCERLAIWCEQNEDITPQAATDYTMNLLWGGLRHLAPR from the coding sequence GTGAGCGCGACTGCAAAGCCCCGGACACAGCGACGCAGGCGGATGCCACGAGCCGAACGCGAACAGCAGATGATCGAGGTCGCCGAGAGCGTGTTCGCCGAGCGTGGCTACTCAGCCGCGTCGATGGACGAGATCGCCGAAAGGGTCGGCGTGTCCAAACCGATGCTCTACGAGTACTTCCAGTCGAAGGAAGGGCTGTTGCTCGCGTGCATCCAGACTGCCCGGTCGGCTCTTCGAGTGGCCACCGAGCAGGCTGTACTCGGGGCGACGAGCGCGGAAGACGCGCTGCGCAAGGGGTTGCTGGCGTTCTTCGAGTTCGTTCGCGACCGGAGGCAGGCGTGGTCGCTGCTGCGACACGAGATGAGCCTCGTCGGAACCTCGGCGGCCGACGAACTCGAAGCCACCCGCAGGCAGCAGACAGACCTCATCGCCTCTCTCCTGGTGGGCCATCTTGACGTGCCCGACGCCGCGCTGGCGCATGCCATGGCCGAGTTCGTGGTCGGCGGCTGCGAGCGGCTGGCGATCTGGTGCGAGCAAAACGAGGACATCACTCCACAGGCGGCCACGGACTACACGATGAATCTCCTGTGGGGCGGCCTACGTCACCTCGCGCCACGATGA
- a CDS encoding ABC-F family ATP-binding cassette domain-containing protein — protein sequence MSSSLVLSHVSFRWPDGTPLFTDLSFSIGAGRTGLVAPNGAGKSTLLKLIVGEYTPSGGSVSVNGVCGYLPQNLPLEKELTVAEALGIAPVLDALAAVESGDADERHFTTIGNDWDIEERTRAHLDRLGLGELAFDRRLGTLSGGQVSFVGLTAQLLKRPDVLLLDEPTNNLDLHARRRLYDAIESWNGCLVVVSHDRELLDLMQRIAELDGDELRFFGGNFTAYDSAVRAERELAERTLRQAELEVKREKRDRQLARERAARRASTGARHGREAGLPKIVAGALKRRAQESAGKADDTHSARVRQAQERLDEADRNLRDEQKITVDLPETTVPSGRTLFEGRHLQVHHDGRALFDGDGLTLSIRGPERIALTGANGSGKSTLLRMICGELRPDGVLSRVADGRVAYLSQRLDLLDLSRNVADNLAEAAPTMSRTRRRHLLAQYLFGEHHLTLPVGELSGGERLRATLVCVLHAEPAPHLLLLDEPTNNLDLVSVGQLESALNAYRGAFVVVSHDRRFLAEVGIDRWLRLAEGRLSEGDSVDG from the coding sequence ATGTCTTCCTCCCTGGTCCTTTCGCACGTGTCGTTCCGCTGGCCGGACGGCACACCCTTGTTCACAGACCTGTCCTTCAGCATCGGCGCGGGGCGCACCGGTCTGGTCGCACCCAACGGCGCAGGCAAAAGCACACTGCTGAAGCTCATCGTCGGCGAATACACACCCTCGGGCGGCAGCGTGTCCGTGAACGGCGTTTGCGGCTATCTCCCGCAGAATCTGCCGCTGGAGAAGGAACTCACCGTCGCCGAGGCCCTCGGCATCGCGCCCGTGCTCGACGCCCTGGCCGCCGTCGAGTCCGGTGACGCCGACGAGAGACACTTCACCACGATCGGCAACGACTGGGACATCGAGGAACGCACCAGGGCTCACCTCGATCGGCTCGGCCTCGGCGAGCTCGCGTTCGATCGGCGGCTCGGCACGCTGAGCGGCGGGCAGGTCTCCTTCGTCGGGCTGACGGCCCAACTGTTGAAGCGGCCCGATGTTCTCCTGCTCGACGAACCCACGAACAACCTCGACCTGCACGCTCGCCGCAGGCTCTACGACGCCATCGAAAGCTGGAACGGCTGTCTCGTCGTCGTCAGCCACGACCGCGAACTCTTGGACCTCATGCAGCGCATCGCCGAACTCGACGGTGACGAACTGCGGTTCTTCGGCGGGAACTTCACCGCCTACGACAGCGCCGTGCGAGCGGAAAGGGAGCTCGCCGAACGCACCCTCCGTCAGGCCGAGCTGGAGGTCAAGAGAGAGAAACGCGACAGGCAACTCGCCCGTGAGCGCGCCGCCCGCAGGGCGAGCACCGGCGCCCGCCACGGGCGCGAGGCCGGACTCCCGAAAATCGTGGCGGGTGCACTGAAACGGAGGGCGCAGGAATCGGCAGGCAAAGCCGACGACACCCACTCCGCCCGCGTTCGCCAGGCGCAGGAACGACTCGACGAGGCCGACAGGAACCTGCGCGACGAACAGAAGATCACCGTCGATCTCCCTGAGACCACCGTGCCGTCGGGACGCACGTTGTTCGAGGGACGTCATCTTCAGGTGCACCACGATGGCCGGGCGCTGTTCGACGGTGATGGGCTCACACTGAGTATTCGCGGGCCCGAACGCATCGCGCTGACCGGAGCCAACGGCAGCGGGAAATCGACGCTACTGCGGATGATCTGTGGTGAGCTGCGGCCGGACGGGGTGCTCAGCCGGGTGGCCGACGGCAGGGTCGCCTACCTATCACAGCGTCTCGACCTGCTGGACCTCTCACGCAATGTCGCCGACAACCTCGCCGAGGCCGCACCCACGATGTCGCGCACCCGGCGACGGCATCTGCTGGCCCAGTACCTGTTCGGAGAGCACCACCTGACGCTTCCCGTCGGCGAACTGTCGGGTGGTGAGCGGCTGCGGGCCACGCTCGTCTGCGTGCTGCACGCCGAGCCCGCACCACACCTGCTGTTGCTGGATGAGCCGACGAACAACCTCGACCTGGTCAGCGTCGGGCAGTTGGAGAGTGCGCTCAACGCCTACCGGGGTGCGTTCGTGGTCGTCAGCCACGATCGGCGGTTCCTCGCCGAGGTCGGGATCGACCGCTGGTTACGGCTCGCCGAAGGCAGACTGTCCGAAGGGGACTCGGTGGACGGCTGA
- a CDS encoding class IV adenylate cyclase, producing MPIEHEAKILDIDPDAMQRLILDKGGQKLGERFMRRYVYDITPGDRSTWIRLRDTGDEITLTVKQITSDAIDGTHEIEVDVDDFAATNALLNVLGFTAKSYQETKRTSFILDGAQVEIDTWPQIPPYLEIEAGSKDEVIRVAGLLGHTEADLTGENTIKIYARYGIDLNTIPELRF from the coding sequence GTGCCCATCGAGCACGAAGCCAAGATCCTCGACATCGACCCCGACGCCATGCAACGGCTGATCCTGGACAAGGGCGGCCAGAAGCTCGGCGAGCGGTTCATGCGCCGCTATGTCTACGACATCACCCCTGGCGACCGGTCCACGTGGATCAGGCTGCGCGACACCGGCGACGAGATCACGTTGACCGTCAAGCAGATCACCAGCGACGCCATTGACGGCACCCACGAGATTGAAGTGGACGTCGATGACTTCGCCGCCACCAACGCGCTGCTGAACGTTCTCGGCTTCACCGCGAAGTCCTACCAGGAGACCAAGCGCACCAGCTTCATCCTCGACGGCGCACAGGTCGAGATCGACACCTGGCCCCAAATCCCCCCGTACCTGGAGATCGAAGCCGGGTCCAAGGACGAGGTGATCAGGGTCGCCGGACTGCTTGGCCACACCGAAGCAGACCTGACCGGCGAGAACACCATCAAGATCTACGCCCGCTACGGCATCGACCTCAACACCATCCCCGAGTTGCGTTTCTGA
- a CDS encoding ESX secretion-associated protein EspG translates to MSESFEFVLGSVEADIVGQALGVDVRRAPLRVRNTTTDPARRIRLTAIVGQRLADRRLSTSTALHPSLRTAFGLFANFRVSVSISGIDGFGSPIAVLALTDGSQALGVTQNSGADELLFSLFSDDELVEVLAGVLPPMPPAEGSAVTVRGSAVEHTTAWEERKAAERAEDEEETSAFGNLQVVGTVAAPRPQRRGHRPGDEDRLRLALSGKRLGGGHITVTRSAGAEPRALSWLDTEQGRYLVHGRRGNDEFLATYEPASRADVASAVRDVLARAY, encoded by the coding sequence GTGTCCGAAAGCTTTGAATTCGTGCTCGGCAGTGTGGAGGCCGACATCGTCGGGCAGGCGCTCGGCGTGGACGTCCGCAGGGCTCCGCTGCGGGTGCGCAACACGACCACCGACCCGGCTCGGCGTATTCGGCTGACCGCGATCGTGGGGCAGCGGCTGGCCGATCGCCGCTTGTCCACGAGCACGGCGTTGCACCCGTCGTTGCGCACGGCATTCGGCCTGTTCGCGAACTTCCGCGTCAGCGTGTCCATCAGCGGGATCGACGGTTTCGGTTCGCCTATCGCGGTCCTCGCGCTCACCGACGGGTCGCAGGCGCTGGGAGTGACCCAGAACTCCGGTGCCGACGAACTGCTGTTCTCCCTGTTCTCCGACGACGAACTCGTCGAGGTGCTCGCCGGTGTCCTGCCTCCGATGCCACCGGCTGAGGGGTCGGCGGTCACCGTTCGCGGCTCAGCCGTCGAACACACCACGGCGTGGGAGGAGCGCAAGGCAGCCGAGCGCGCCGAGGACGAGGAGGAGACCAGTGCCTTCGGCAACCTCCAGGTGGTGGGCACAGTCGCGGCCCCGCGCCCGCAACGGCGTGGGCATCGCCCCGGCGACGAGGACCGGCTGCGGCTCGCGCTCTCGGGAAAACGCCTCGGCGGTGGGCACATCACGGTGACAAGGAGCGCCGGCGCCGAGCCTCGCGCGCTGAGCTGGCTCGATACCGAGCAAGGCCGCTATCTGGTGCATGGCAGGCGCGGTAACGACGAGTTTCTCGCCACGTACGAACCCGCGAGCCGAGCCGACGTCGCGAGCGCTGTCCGTGACGTGCTCGCCCGCGCGTACTGA